The Mercurialis annua linkage group LG7, ddMerAnnu1.2, whole genome shotgun sequence genome includes the window AATTGCAAGAGCTCAATAATCGTTTCAATGAGGTGAACACATAATTGCTTTTATATTTTGCTTGTTTGAATCCTACTCATTTATTCTCTGCTTATGATAAAGGCAAGTTGCTTCGTGTTGCTCAATTTTATCCAATGGACTTCTCTCACATTCAATCTATTGCTCTTGAAAATCAATTGGAGACATATATTATAGATATGAAGTCAAGTTGTGAGTTTTTTAACTTGTCAGGAATTGGTAACCTTGCAGAAATGTTACTGCAAACAAGAAAGGATATTGCATATCCTTTGTTTTATAAACTTCTCACTTTAGCTCTTATTTTACCTGTTGCAACGGCTACAGTTGAGAGATCATTTTTTGCTATGAAGTTTGTGAAGAATCGATTATGAAATTCGATGGGAGATCAATGGATGTCTGATTGCTAAATTACATATGTTGAAAATGATGTATTCAATTCTATTGAGGACGAACTTATTATTCGTCGCTATCAAGGAATGAAGAATCGTAGAGaacaattgtatttttttacgAATAGATGTTTGTTACTTTTGGATATTATTTAAGATACTCAATACGTTTTATGAGTTAATTTTTATGAGaatattatagtttttttgcccctcttaatttaaatttctggCTACGCCCCTGCCTGGAACTATGAAATGGAGGTTTTTTTGCTCAGAAATAAAATGGAGTAACAAAGAGTATTCATGGTGATCATgatcattattttataaatgccAAGGCTGGAGAACACAAAATATAGGGTAGGTGTTCCCATAAGCAACAGATTGAATACTTACTTTTGGAAAAGCAAAGTGAGGTTCAGTGTCTGTATTGGCCAAAACAAAGAGAAGATATGACCTGCAAAACTAAGCCTTAAGAGGCAGCCTAGCTAAGTTTTCAGTGCTTGTGTTGGTAAGGCCCTTATTCACATTTATTTTAGGAAAGTTTTTTGAATGTGCAAAGGGTTCTCTAGCCTGCTACCTATCCCTTCCTTAAATGCATTTCTTCACTACCCCAGACTCCTTTGATCATTTGATTTTGCTTTTAAGTTCAGCCAACCTCTATCCCTACatgtttttaattcttttttgtatttttattttatatgttaatttgaAAATCGCACAATTGCTTCCGTTGAGGGCATAATCCAGCCGGATTGAATCAAAATACTTTCATGTTTGTCCTCTAGTACTCgactttaaaaatttgaaattcgaTTTAAAGTCGATCGAATTTCATTTTACGAATTTGATAGAATAATTGATTATAAAACATGGctttttttaactcaattatctatttagatattttttaagaattaaactTTGAcataaaagtaatttttttttatgaataatatgtatattaggCCACATAAAGTGGCAAAAGCCAGTTCAAAACTTTCACACAAGAAGTGGCACACTAGAGGCTACGGCTAAGAGAACAGCAAAAGGATCAAAATCCGGAGAAGaaaatacaaatcggattcTTATAGAAATCCAATCCCGAGTAAGCAAACTCCCTATTACAAAGTTTAACAAAGAACGAtgtcttacaacaacagttgaAAATCACACCctctttaatattttaatatttgaactcAATTTGTCATTCGGCTCAAGTAGCTCGAATTCGAGCTAGACTTGATTAGAATCAAgttattttttagtattttttgaatcaattacAAATAAGATTGGAATTACCTCAACTTGATTAGACCCTTCGTTCTACATGTAATTGTCGTACATTGAGAATTCAATATTCTTGGTAATCCTTGTTGCATCATTtatcttcatcttttttttatgaatgttgcATCATTTATCTTATTCAGCAAACATTAATTCAACTTAAATATGTTTTCATTAATTGTCGTATATTAATTGATGGTTAACCCAATTAGTAATGTGTTAATTTTCAAAACTTGTTGCATCACATATCCTTGTTTAGTAAAACCCTCCCTCTATATCTCTCTCTCTCACACACACAGAATTTCATAAAATCTCTTAAATCTTTTCTTCATGTCATCATTTCTATGACTCAGAAGGCCACTTCAAGATCCCATTATAGGCATATAACTCCCCTCTCTCTCTtctaatttatttcaaaaagaacAAATCTCACAAACCCTAATATATGTTGAGAGACCAAATAGTATCCATGGAAAACCAAATTCCTTACATGAACCCATTTTGTCATGTTGGCTACACCATTCAAACACACCAAAATCCAACATCTTCTATTCCTATACCCGTTCCGCCTTTTCTCGAAGAAGAAACAGAAGAAgaagtagaagaagaagaagagctaGGAGCAATGAAGGAAATGATGTTCAAAATCGCAGCGATGCAGCCGGTAGACATAGATCCGTCGACAATTCACAAGCCTAAACGACGAAACATAAGAATCAGCGACGATCCACAGAGCGTAGCAGCGCGCCATAGGAGAGAAAGAATAAGTGAAAAGATGAGAATTCTTCAAAGACTTGTTCCTGGCGCTACCAAAATGGACACTGCCTCCATGCTCGACGAAGCGATTCGATACGTAAAATTCTTGAAGAAACAGATTAGGTTACTTCAATCCAACGGTACTAACATAAACATCAACAACAATATTAATCAAACCCCACCACGAAGTGCAGATTGGCAGTCTCTTGTAGGCCATGGATTTACTTATCATGGTAATGGAAGTGATTATGCTCCAGCTACGTGCTTCAGTAATCATGAGGTAATAATCAGTGATTAGTGGGATTAATATagagataattaattaattattgttggTTATCCATCATAATGGTTAATAATTATTACAGGGAAATGTGTTTGTGTGTATATGTGAGGGGAGAAAGTTGTTAGGATGTTGTTGACTAAAGGGGGTCTGTGGAATAATCATAACGGTTACGTACAATCATATtatgtaattaataataatttaataaaatgcctatttttatataatattgcCCATCGAATTTTAGTGTTACCCGGAAAGTTTGTTTGGCTGACTATCTTCTGGGAAAAATACGGTGACATaagaaagttttttttatatatattatcacTTTCTCTCTTTGtgtgtatattatattttatgtattaacTTTTATTCACATAGTTACATATTTCTTCATAGACAAGTATATCTAATTACACATTATGTGTACAGTGTATATACATTTCCTTTATATGAgagttaattttgaaataagtaagtatatttttgtttaatgaGCATGCATGGGTTCATATCAAGGTTATGATAAGTTATGAAAAAGGCAAATAGGTttcgttaaaaataaaaatgataaacaaaaaCCTAAGCTATTTAGAAGAGTTCAAATCCTAATTATAAGGGCACATGAGGACTTGGCCTAATGGCCAGGTCCTTAGCGTTGCATGAGGTCGGAGGTTTCGACTCTCCGATTCTCTTTCACATCGTGATTTGTCTATTtcgaaaataaatactaattaatttccgctattaatataaaatagttcTACCTCTGTTAGAAAAAGTAGTTCTTATAAGTTATAAGGAAGATAATAATGAGGAAAAGAAAATCTAGATATATTGAGTATTCAGCAAGCCACCCATCTTCTAATTATAATTCATCCATATATTCGGTttggataaaaaatatattggaGTTTCTgaactttaaatatattttaaaaagaggATAATAAACTCTTTAGGTCACTAAGGTTACCTTGAATCACAAAAtaatcactaaacttcattttgttacaaaacagTCACTGAACTATGCCTTTTGTTACAATTgggtgtcactcatataaaacacaatgtttttgcttacgtggcaaaccaaaattacaaaaagggacatagttcagtgacctttttgtaataaaaagtataatgcagtgacttttttgtaattcatgaaaagtttagtgttctttttgtaacaaTATTAGCTTgaaaacggtgcgttttatataagtgacacccctttgtaacaaaaggtatagtttagtgaccattttgtaccaaaatgaagtttagtgatcattttgtaatttgagGTAACCTTAGTGacctagggagtttaatatcctttaAAAAGAACattcaaaattgatttttatttttaagaatgCTGAATCTTTAATGAACAAAATAAACggttctctctctctctttctctctctctctctctctctctctctctctctctctctctctctctctctctctctctctctctctctctctctctctctctctctctctcagcGCACTACTAAAAACACCTGCTTTTAGCGAGTCGCTAAGTTTTTGGCGACGGACTaaaaaatttggcgacggaatttTAAGAAATTGTCAACAGATTTTAGCGATGGACttaaattcgtcgctaattaccgacgaATTTATTTGAATCCGtctccaatttaaaaaaattaaaagaaatttaaatcgtaaaaataaattattatttaatcggtcatCCACCCATCACCCTCCGCCACACACTCGTCGCCCAATCGcgatttttacaaattttccaGTATGTCAATCATCATTCTCATTGCTCCCACTCAATGCTCTTTAATTTTGAAGTTCTCCCGTGCGTAGCTCCACCTAAACCAACTCAGATTCTtgttatatatctatatatattatatttgaatGTAACTAAAAATAACAGATATTTTCTCACACATTTtgagataataatttttttataattaatagctattttataaataaataaatatcaatttttaatatatttcataaataattatgttatatttaaataatattatatttaattaaaaaatttaataattattttttcttaataattattttcttaaataaatttttaattttttttcaacggACTAAAAATCTGTCACTAAAAGTTGTCTTTggtgacggatttaaaatccatcgCCAAAGTCCGTTGCTAAAGACGGACTTTGGCGATGgatttaaatctgtcgctaTTTAAAGacagatttagcgacggatttaaaatctgtcgctaaatccaTCAAAATAATTGGTCGGAGTgctcccgccaactttagcgatgGAAAATATGTCGTTAAAGTTGGCGGGTACACTCCCGTTAATTTAAATGAtgatttagtgacggattttaaAACTGTCggcaaaaaaaattagcgaaGGAAATTGAATCTGTCGCAAATTTCCGTCGCTACCGTTTTTTAGTAGTGGCGCTAGTTAGCTAGCTAACGTACGCTGGTGCCAATGGCGAGAAAGAAACCGGTAAAAACAGTTATTCCGATAATTGAATCTCCGTCTACTCCTCTGTTTAATCCTTAATTGGCGAGAATATTCTTAGTTCAGTAGAAGAAATTCATGTTGATGTTGCTATTGAGGTTTCTAAACCTAATTTGGAATCTGTGGTTGATGATGAGATTACTATAGATCTGATATGGAAGTGAATCAAGTGACTGTAGATCAAGAAAATGAAGTGAAAGAAGCTCCGAAGAAGTGGAATGATCTATTCTCTAATAATAGAGGTAGAAGTGAAGCAAGTACCCTAAAATTCATACCTCCGGCTGTGAAGAAGGTGTCAGATATGTTAGTTTCAATTCAAAAGATGTTCAGAATGAGGAACACCGATGGAAGTATGCTATCATTGGATGTATGTACGGTATGTATCCTAAATTTGAGAGACTCGATGCTTTTGTTAGGAACAGATGGTTGAAGTTTGGATTGAGGAATGTTACTAGAATTAAGGCCTCTATGTTCATGTTTAAGTTTGGATCTGATGATGATTGTAGTAATGTCTTAGGTGATGGCCCCTATACCTTTGACCTAGAAACCCttgttattgaaaaaatagcACCCTAGGATGTCTATGGACCCTAATGCTATCAGCTCTGCCCCTGTGTGGATTCAATTGCCTGGTCTACCATGGGAGTTCTGGACAACTGAGATTTTGAGTAAGATTGGGAGCTTCTGTAGAACCCAACTTTATAGTGATCAATGTATTATCGGTAAGGTTAAGTTGAGCTTTGCTATAGTACTTGTTGAAATGGAAGTTGCTGTTCCATTTCCTGAAGTTGTTGATCTCTAGGATGAGAATGGAAATGTCTTAAAACAGAAAATAGTCTATGAATGGAGGCCCTTGTTCTGTGGCAAATGTTGTAGAATGAGGCATTCTATCAATAACTGCAGAGTTACTCAAAATACTAAGATATCCCTTGGTAAGAAGGATGATGAGGAGAAGGTTGAGAATAAAGATAAGATTGGTGAAGCTGATTCTGTAGTTATAGAGATTGTTATAAATGAAAATGTGAAGGAGAATGTTGTTCCTGTAGTGAATCAAAAGCATAATGtaaataaagagaaaagtaAGACAAgtattagtttaaaaaaaaggaGATAGTAGTGGTAAAGAAAGAAGTAACTCTTTTAGTGCTCTTTATGACATAGCTGGTAATGACATTGATATTAGAGAAGTGATGTTTAGTAGGAATTTGAAATTTGGATCAGTTGGAGATGGGAGGAAGGCTAGGCTGAACTCCAGGATGATTGATATAGATAGATGATTGGTGTGTGGAATATAAGAGGAGTGAATAGCTCCCTTAAGCAATCAGAAATGTATAATCTGAATATGTAAAGGTATTATTGAGTATAGAGTTAATGCTAGTCAGTTTACTAAGGTGTGGGATATTGTTAAGAAGAAGCTGCCTGATTGGGATATTGTCCAGAATTACTCTTGCTCTAGTATGGGGAGAATCTGAATcttgtataaaaaatataaagtgtcTTTGGAGCCTATAATGATCCATAAGCAGTATATTCACTACAGGGTGAGTTATGGTACTTATTCAATGTTTTGTTCTTTCATCTATGGGTCTTATTTGCCTAATGAGAGAGTAGAATTATGGGATGGTTTAATGCAATTAAGTCAAAATGTGAGATGTAGCTGGATTCTTTTAGGGGACTTTAACGCAGTGATGAGTAATAGAGACAGAATTGGGGGAATTTATGTGGATGCAATTGTTGCTTCTGAGtttaaaaattgtattattGACACTAATCATCTAGAGTTAAAGTTCAGTGGTATGGATTTTACTTGGTCTAATAACCAGTCTGGTCATGATAAAATCTATAGAAAATTAGACTGGTGTTTTGTGAATGATTACTGGATGGAAGATTGGACAGAGTCGTTCTATGAGAAGAGGTCCCCTAGTATCTCTAACCACTCACCAATTATTGTTCATCTGAATGAAGAGGTTAGAATTACTTAATCTCCTTTTAAGTTCTTTAACTTCTGGTGTGAGCGTGAGAATTTTAAGGATGTCGTTAAAGAGGTTTGGGATAAGGATATTAGAGGTTGCTCTATGTTTAAACTTCATCATAAGTTGAAGCTTTTGATAGCTGAGTTGAGAAGGATAAACAAGACCTTCTACAATGACATTTCCTTGAAGATTGAGAGAATAAAAGAGGAGTTAGACATGCTGCAAATGAGTCTGACTAAGGATCCTTTTAACCTTTCTTTACAAGATGAAGAGAGAACTTACAGTTCCAATTTATGCAAGTTACTTAAGTGGGATGAGAGTATGAAGAGGCAAAATTCTAGAATGCTCTAGATAAATTTGGGGGATCAaaactcaactttttttttcataagaGTATAAAGCAGAGACAAGCCAGGAATAGAATCATTATGATAAGTAATTATAACGGTATCATTACTGACCCTGGTGGTATCAAAGACGTTTTTTTGAATCACTATAAGCAGTTTATTGGTTCATCATGTCCTGATAAAAGCAGTTCAGACAATGGTATATTCAACTTTGGCTATATGCTGAATGAGAGTGATAAAAATGAGCTGAATCTTAATATTGTTGAAGATGAGATAAAGAAGGCTTTGTTCTCCATTAATGATGACAAAGCTTCTGGTCCTGTTGGTAACTCAAGTGCCTTTACAAGAAAAGTTGGAGTATAGTTGGGAGGGATATATATTTGCAATGCAGTGATGGAGTTTTTTCAAACAGGAAAATTGCTTAAGCATGTATTTACCTCTATTGCTCTTATTCCTAAAGTTATGACTCCTAAATATGTAGGTAACTATAGGCCTATAGCTTACTGTAATTTCACTTATAAAATCATTTCAAAAATTATGTCTAGTAGACTCAGTAAAGTGCTTAACCTTGTGGTGAATGAGAGTCAGTCTGCTTTTGTGAAGGGTAGAAATATTACCGACAATTCCTTTTGGCTCATGAAATCCTTAGGAACTATCATAGGGGGAAGGGGAATTCATGTTCTATTAAAGTTGAATCCAAAAAGCTTATGATTCCATAGCTTGGGATTTTATTGAAGAGGTTTTTATAGGATTGAGATTCCATAGGAAATTCATCTCTTTGGTTACGACCTGTGTGACAAGTGCCATGTTTACTAATTTGGTTAATGGTGAGGAAGTGGATTATTTTCTTCGGGGTATAGGGTTAAGGCAAGGTGACCCTGTCTCCCCTCTTATCTTTGTTATGTGTATGGATATCCTGTCCAGAAACTTAAAAGCCAGAACTTGTCAGAATTCTGAGTTTATCTCTCATAAGGGATGTAAAAAGCTAAAGATGAGTCACTTATCTTTTGCTGATGACCTTTTCTTGTTCTCTAATAGTGACTATAATTCTGTTAGAACTCTTAAACATTCCCTTTCTGACTTCTCGAAGCTGTCTGGTTTATGTCCAAatttaagtaaacgttttgtGTACTTTGATGGTGTTAGTACCCAAAACAGAACTGAGATTTTGAACATCCTAGGGTTTCAGCATGGATCTTTTCCTTTCAAGTACGTGGGCCTCCCTCTTGTAACCTCCAGACTTTCTAAAAATCATTGTTCTGAGCTGATT containing:
- the LOC126656635 gene encoding transcription factor HEC3-like; this encodes MLRDQIVSMENQIPYMNPFCHVGYTIQTHQNPTSSIPIPVPPFLEEETEEEVEEEEELGAMKEMMFKIAAMQPVDIDPSTIHKPKRRNIRISDDPQSVAARHRRERISEKMRILQRLVPGATKMDTASMLDEAIRYVKFLKKQIRLLQSNGTNININNNINQTPPRSADWQSLVGHGFTYHGNGSDYAPATCFSNHEVIISD